One genomic segment of Chryseobacterium phocaeense includes these proteins:
- the pcaF gene encoding 3-oxoadipyl-CoA thiolase: MNNVYIIDYVRTPISKLQGGLSEVRADDLAAVVIKEVMARNPEVPADEIEDVIFGCANQAGEDNRNVARMALLLAGLPYKIGGETVNRLCASGMSAVANAFRSITAGEGEIYIAGGVEHMTRSPYVMSKPGAAFGRDSQMFDTTFGWRFVNPKMKEMYGVDGMGETAENLADIHNISREDQDKFALWSQQKATKAQESGRLAEEIVKVEIPQKKGEPKIFDTDEFIKPGSSMEGLGKLRPAFRKEGTVTAGNASGMNDGAAALILASEEAVKKYGLKPKAKILGSAVAGVEPRIMGIGPVEATQKLLKRLNLSLDDMDIIELNEAFAAQALAVTRSLGLKDDDSRVNPNGGAIAIGHPLGVSGARIVGSAAIELEKQNKKYALCTLCIGVGQGYAMVIEKV, translated from the coding sequence ATGAACAACGTATACATCATAGATTACGTAAGAACCCCGATTTCAAAGCTGCAGGGCGGATTATCAGAAGTAAGAGCAGACGATCTCGCAGCAGTAGTCATCAAAGAAGTTATGGCCAGAAACCCTGAAGTTCCTGCAGATGAAATAGAGGACGTTATTTTCGGGTGTGCCAATCAGGCGGGAGAAGATAACCGTAACGTGGCCCGTATGGCCCTTCTGTTGGCGGGACTTCCTTACAAAATTGGTGGCGAAACAGTTAACAGGCTTTGTGCATCGGGAATGTCGGCGGTAGCGAATGCTTTCCGTTCCATTACGGCAGGAGAAGGTGAAATTTATATTGCAGGCGGAGTAGAGCATATGACACGTTCACCGTATGTGATGTCTAAGCCGGGAGCAGCTTTCGGAAGAGACAGCCAGATGTTTGATACCACTTTTGGATGGCGTTTTGTAAATCCGAAGATGAAAGAAATGTATGGCGTAGACGGAATGGGAGAAACTGCAGAGAATCTTGCAGATATCCATAACATCAGCAGAGAGGATCAGGATAAATTTGCCCTTTGGTCCCAGCAGAAAGCTACAAAAGCTCAGGAAAGCGGTAGACTGGCGGAAGAAATTGTAAAAGTTGAAATTCCACAGAAAAAAGGAGAACCAAAAATCTTTGATACAGACGAGTTCATCAAACCTGGATCTTCTATGGAAGGGCTGGGGAAACTTCGTCCTGCTTTCAGAAAAGAAGGAACCGTAACGGCCGGAAATGCTTCAGGAATGAATGATGGAGCAGCAGCCCTTATCCTGGCAAGCGAAGAAGCGGTAAAAAAATATGGTTTAAAGCCTAAAGCTAAGATCCTGGGATCTGCAGTAGCCGGTGTTGAACCGAGAATTATGGGAATTGGCCCTGTGGAAGCTACTCAAAAACTATTGAAAAGATTAAACCTTTCCCTTGATGATATGGATATCATTGAGCTGAATGAAGCATTTGCAGCACAGGCACTTGCCGTGACCAGAAGCTTAGGGTTAAAAGACGATGATTCAAGAGTGAATCCAAACGGTGGGGCCATTGCAATCGGCCATCCACTGGGAGTTTCAGGAGCAAGAATTGTAGGTTCAGCGGCTATAGAACTCGAAAAACAGAACAAAAAATATGCATTATGTACCCTTTGTATCGGTGTCGGGCAAGGGTATGCAATGGTAATTGAAAAAGTATAA
- a CDS encoding acyltransferase, with translation MNIYSYHGIRPIIKPSAYVHPQAVIIGNVEIGEEVYIGPNAVIRGDWGKIIVKDGANVQENCTLHVFPGIETILEESAHIGHGAIIHSGHIGKNCLVGMNSVVMDKAVIGDECIIGALAFVPANFKCEPRKLIVGSPAKIIRDVSDEMIKWKTEGTRLYQELAREGKDAILPCEPFTEYVQQIPTKIVDYSIWDDVK, from the coding sequence ATGAACATCTACTCATACCACGGTATCCGCCCCATTATAAAACCCTCCGCCTATGTTCATCCGCAGGCGGTAATTATCGGAAATGTGGAAATCGGTGAAGAAGTATATATAGGCCCCAATGCGGTGATCCGCGGTGATTGGGGGAAAATTATAGTTAAAGATGGTGCAAATGTTCAGGAAAACTGTACACTTCATGTTTTTCCAGGCATTGAAACCATTTTGGAAGAGTCTGCCCATATCGGACATGGAGCCATCATTCATTCAGGCCATATCGGTAAAAACTGCCTCGTGGGAATGAATTCCGTAGTAATGGATAAAGCGGTGATCGGGGACGAATGCATTATTGGTGCTTTGGCCTTTGTTCCTGCGAATTTTAAATGTGAACCAAGAAAACTGATTGTTGGAAGTCCGGCAAAGATCATCCGTGATGTTTCAGACGAAATGATTAAATGGAAGACAGAAGGAACCAGACTATACCAGGAACTGGCCAGAGAAGGGAAAGATGCCATTTTGCCATGCGAACCTTTTACTGAATACGTTCAGCAAATTCCAACAAAAATTGTAGATTACAGTATTTGGGATGATGTAAAATAA
- a CDS encoding alpha/beta hydrolase → MIRKILTFCSILFAFQYMVSAQNETAKPLTIGEVRILKSKTLNEDRTLNIYLPQGFDKTKSYPVIYLLDGSMNEDFIHVSGLVQFFNQMYAMPETIIVGIANIDRKRDFTFHTDLKDLQKDYPTTGHSDKFINFLEKELLPYIGNQYKTTDKYLFGQSLGGLLATEILFKKPEMFNNYFIISPSLWWDDQSLLKQAPQLLSKSQDTKKFVYVSVGKDEHPVMVKDAGTLYETLKKAGKKNWTVEYKIMETDNHATILHRSLYEGLVKLFPYKEPK, encoded by the coding sequence ATGATCAGAAAGATCCTCACGTTCTGCAGTATTCTTTTTGCGTTTCAATATATGGTATCAGCCCAGAATGAAACTGCAAAACCTCTGACTATTGGAGAGGTACGTATACTGAAATCAAAAACATTAAACGAAGACAGAACCCTAAATATCTATCTTCCACAGGGCTTTGACAAGACAAAATCATATCCGGTAATATATCTGCTGGACGGTTCAATGAATGAAGATTTCATCCATGTATCCGGATTGGTGCAGTTCTTCAATCAGATGTATGCCATGCCGGAAACCATTATCGTAGGAATTGCCAATATCGACAGAAAACGCGATTTTACCTTCCATACAGATCTAAAGGATTTGCAGAAGGATTATCCTACAACAGGACATTCCGATAAATTTATCAATTTTCTGGAAAAAGAATTACTACCTTATATCGGGAATCAGTATAAAACGACCGATAAATACCTGTTTGGACAGTCGCTGGGCGGTCTCTTGGCTACGGAAATCCTTTTCAAAAAGCCGGAAATGTTCAATAACTATTTTATCATCAGCCCAAGCTTATGGTGGGATGATCAGAGCTTATTGAAACAGGCACCACAACTGCTTTCCAAAAGCCAGGATACGAAGAAATTTGTGTACGTTTCCGTAGGAAAAGACGAACATCCGGTTATGGTGAAAGATGCAGGAACCCTTTATGAAACGCTTAAAAAGGCAGGAAAAAAGAATTGGACTGTTGAATATAAAATAATGGAAACAGACAACCATGCCACAATTCTTCATAGAAGCCTGTATGAAGGGCTGGTGAAACTGTTTCCCTATAAAGAACCTAAATAA
- the paaZ gene encoding phenylacetic acid degradation bifunctional protein PaaZ — translation MEKLKNYIYGEWVEGTGNGIPLYNAVNGEPVAISDTEGLNFEQALDYGRTIGYKNLSSMTFYDRGEMLKKVALYLLERKKKYYELSYKTGATHADSWVDIEGGFGTFFTYSGLAKRMLPNTPFWVDGETQKISANGTFLGTHILTPSEGVSVQINAYNFPVWGMLEKLSTSLLAGVPSIVKPSPFGSYLTNAVFQDMIESGVLPEGALQLVCGEPGNILDYVKDGDSVLFTGSATTGRKLKSLPSVAGNAVRFNMEADSLNCSILGLDAKPGTPEFDLFIKEVRNEMTTKAGQKCTAIRRIIVPEHLVGDVQNALSKALDQTKIGNPLSRETRMGSLVGKQQYDEVVRKVNILKAETELVYDGKHDLVDADYDNGAFMSPKLFLNDRPFEKNISHDVEAFGPVSTLMPYKDAEEAAALAKRGKGSLVGSIVSHDENFIAETSWKMASQHGRIFVLNRDNAKESTGHGSPLPTLMHGGPGRAGGGEEMGGLNGLHFFLQKTAIQGSPDVLKAITKIYQQGAEKKFSDKHPFQKYFEEVEIGDSLETAGRTVTDADIVNFSNVSWDHFYAHTDATSLTGTIFDKTVAHGYFILSAAAGLFVSGKKGPVIANYGLENCSFFKPVYAGDTITVYLTAKEKINRGVKGRNIPSGVVKWLVEVVNQRDEIVCVATILTLVAKHSPFIDLNVKNVQKILNGLTESTSSSWGKMSPQQMIEHLEHGVLVSLGEPEADKCFTPEEQLEKWQDSLYNHRKMPKDFPAPFLAEDESLLELKHKNLEAAKQSFLDTLKRYSIYYKENPQAEHMNFVFGKLNKEMWELMHKKHFTHHFEQFGLI, via the coding sequence ATGGAAAAACTAAAAAACTATATCTACGGAGAATGGGTAGAAGGTACCGGAAACGGAATTCCTTTGTACAATGCTGTAAACGGAGAGCCGGTTGCCATTTCTGATACGGAAGGTCTGAATTTTGAACAGGCACTGGACTACGGGAGAACGATAGGTTACAAAAACCTTTCCTCGATGACATTCTACGACAGAGGGGAAATGCTGAAAAAAGTAGCATTGTACCTTTTGGAAAGAAAGAAAAAATATTACGAACTATCATATAAAACAGGAGCTACTCATGCAGATTCCTGGGTAGACATTGAAGGAGGTTTCGGTACCTTCTTTACCTATTCCGGACTAGCAAAACGAATGCTTCCGAATACCCCGTTCTGGGTAGACGGAGAAACTCAGAAAATCTCTGCTAACGGGACCTTCCTGGGAACTCATATCCTGACCCCAAGCGAAGGGGTTTCCGTACAGATCAATGCCTACAACTTCCCGGTTTGGGGAATGTTGGAAAAACTGTCAACGTCATTGTTGGCGGGAGTTCCTTCTATTGTAAAGCCGTCTCCGTTCGGGTCTTATCTTACCAATGCCGTTTTCCAGGACATGATTGAAAGTGGGGTGCTTCCTGAGGGAGCCCTTCAGCTGGTTTGTGGTGAGCCGGGAAATATTCTGGATTATGTTAAGGATGGAGATTCCGTATTGTTTACAGGTTCTGCCACTACAGGAAGAAAATTAAAATCTCTGCCGTCAGTGGCCGGAAATGCAGTACGTTTCAATATGGAAGCAGATTCACTCAACTGTTCTATCCTCGGCCTGGATGCTAAACCGGGGACTCCCGAATTCGATCTCTTCATCAAAGAAGTTCGAAACGAAATGACCACCAAGGCCGGACAGAAATGTACGGCGATCAGAAGAATTATTGTTCCTGAGCACCTGGTTGGTGATGTTCAGAATGCTTTATCCAAAGCTTTGGACCAGACCAAAATCGGGAATCCGTTGAGCAGGGAAACCAGAATGGGATCTCTGGTTGGAAAGCAGCAATACGATGAGGTCGTAAGAAAAGTAAATATTTTAAAAGCAGAAACCGAACTGGTGTATGACGGAAAACATGATCTTGTAGATGCAGACTATGATAACGGAGCATTTATGAGTCCTAAATTATTCCTGAATGACAGACCTTTCGAAAAAAATATCTCTCACGACGTAGAAGCGTTCGGACCTGTTTCTACATTGATGCCTTACAAAGACGCTGAAGAAGCGGCAGCTCTGGCTAAAAGAGGAAAAGGAAGTCTCGTAGGATCTATTGTTTCCCACGACGAAAACTTCATTGCAGAAACTTCATGGAAAATGGCTTCCCAGCACGGAAGAATTTTCGTTCTGAACAGGGATAATGCCAAAGAAAGCACGGGTCACGGTTCACCGCTGCCTACACTAATGCACGGAGGTCCCGGAAGAGCAGGCGGAGGTGAGGAAATGGGCGGACTGAATGGCCTTCATTTCTTCCTTCAGAAAACGGCTATTCAGGGTTCACCGGATGTTTTGAAAGCTATTACAAAGATTTATCAGCAGGGTGCTGAGAAAAAATTCTCGGATAAGCACCCGTTCCAAAAATATTTCGAGGAAGTTGAAATCGGAGATTCATTGGAAACAGCAGGAAGAACGGTTACAGATGCAGATATCGTTAATTTCTCCAATGTTTCCTGGGATCATTTCTATGCCCATACCGATGCTACCAGCTTAACGGGAACTATTTTCGATAAAACGGTGGCACACGGATACTTCATCCTTTCAGCCGCTGCGGGATTATTTGTTTCCGGTAAAAAAGGACCGGTTATCGCAAATTACGGACTGGAAAACTGTTCATTCTTTAAGCCGGTTTACGCAGGAGATACTATTACGGTGTATTTAACAGCGAAAGAAAAGATCAACAGAGGAGTAAAAGGAAGAAATATTCCTTCCGGCGTTGTAAAATGGCTGGTTGAGGTCGTTAACCAAAGAGATGAAATCGTTTGTGTGGCAACTATCTTAACGCTGGTGGCCAAACATTCACCTTTCATTGATCTGAATGTGAAAAATGTTCAGAAAATACTGAATGGCTTAACAGAAAGTACATCTTCAAGCTGGGGTAAAATGTCTCCTCAGCAAATGATTGAGCACCTGGAGCACGGAGTTCTGGTAAGTCTGGGCGAGCCGGAAGCAGATAAATGTTTCACCCCGGAAGAGCAGTTGGAAAAGTGGCAGGATTCCCTGTACAACCACAGAAAAATGCCGAAAGATTTCCCGGCTCCATTCCTTGCTGAAGATGAATCTTTGCTGGAATTAAAGCACAAAAATCTTGAAGCAGCCAAACAGTCTTTCCTCGATACCCTCAAAAGATATTCAATTTATTACAAAGAGAATCCGCAGGCAGAGCATATGAACTTTGTATTCGGAAAACTGAATAAAGAAATGTGGGAACTAATGCACAAAAAACATTTCACCCATCATTTTGAACAGTTTGGATTGATTTAA
- a CDS encoding transposase → MTDSRTTPIETDHFYHIYNRGINGENIFKSDRNYSFFLNKIFQHLTPVCDVYAYCLMPNHFHLLVRIKSDFELESLVKVLNLDKAPQTGLHSPQNIFSKQFARIFNSYSQAFNKENKRHGALIESPFKRKLITSETYLINAVIYIHRNPQSHFKNCRYSEYSYSSYQTILNSEKTLLKRDEVFELFDNRENFIESHKPPLDFDEEFELLPEY, encoded by the coding sequence ATGACAGACAGCAGGACAACTCCCATAGAAACAGACCATTTTTATCATATCTATAATCGTGGAATCAACGGAGAAAATATTTTTAAATCGGATCGGAATTATTCGTTCTTTCTCAATAAAATATTTCAACACCTTACTCCCGTTTGTGATGTATATGCCTATTGCCTGATGCCCAACCATTTTCATCTTTTGGTTAGAATAAAATCTGATTTTGAACTGGAGAGCCTTGTCAAGGTTTTAAACCTTGACAAGGCTCCGCAAACAGGTCTTCATTCTCCTCAGAACATTTTCTCAAAACAGTTTGCCCGAATTTTCAATTCCTATTCCCAGGCTTTTAATAAAGAAAATAAAAGGCATGGGGCTCTTATTGAATCTCCATTTAAAAGAAAATTAATTACATCGGAAACCTATTTAATTAATGCGGTGATTTATATTCATAGAAATCCGCAAAGTCATTTTAAGAACTGTAGATATTCAGAATATAGTTATTCCTCTTATCAAACAATTTTGAACAGTGAGAAAACCTTATTGAAAAGAGATGAAGTTTTTGAATTATTTGATAACAGAGAAAATTTTATTGAATCACATAAACCGCCTCTAGATTTTGATGAAGAGTTTGAGTTATTACCGGAATATTAG
- a CDS encoding DUF4241 domain-containing protein, whose product MDASWMQQWEKVKDILLCPVDLETYFTLDEILEQKMEVMDIGNVSLPTGKVIVRDPLVFLNTGEKPYFVDAPKGDFPVKIAVVKSEEWGDRYAAVKVEFTQEKPVLYREALIGIENLEGLNEGDYFGFMVDAGLGCIIDAAVLPYFDQFLTDTNVENIYDDYFADQFAKSYQENPKNQRELGDWINWVVPYTDYHIPMFASGFGDGGYPVYFAYDEKDRICGLYIQFIDIELALSDDEDDE is encoded by the coding sequence ATGGATGCAAGCTGGATGCAACAGTGGGAAAAGGTAAAAGATATCCTTCTCTGCCCTGTAGATTTGGAAACGTATTTTACTCTGGATGAAATTCTGGAGCAGAAAATGGAAGTGATGGACATCGGAAATGTTTCCCTACCTACCGGAAAAGTGATTGTAAGAGATCCGCTGGTTTTTTTAAATACAGGAGAAAAGCCTTATTTCGTTGATGCTCCGAAAGGAGATTTTCCGGTAAAGATCGCTGTTGTAAAATCAGAAGAGTGGGGTGACCGGTATGCTGCTGTTAAGGTTGAATTTACTCAGGAAAAGCCTGTTCTGTACAGGGAAGCTCTGATTGGAATAGAAAACCTTGAAGGGCTCAATGAGGGGGATTATTTCGGATTCATGGTGGATGCCGGATTGGGCTGTATTATCGATGCAGCAGTTCTGCCTTATTTTGATCAATTTTTGACGGACACCAATGTAGAAAATATTTATGATGACTATTTTGCAGATCAGTTTGCAAAAAGTTATCAGGAGAATCCAAAAAACCAGAGAGAGCTCGGAGATTGGATCAACTGGGTGGTTCCCTATACGGATTATCATATTCCAATGTTTGCAAGTGGTTTTGGCGACGGAGGGTATCCTGTCTATTTCGCCTATGACGAAAAAGATAGAATTTGCGGATTGTATATCCAGTTTATTGATATTGAGCTGGCATTATCCGATGATGAAGACGATGAATAA
- a CDS encoding SMUG2 DNA glycosylase family protein, with the protein MKTFADKAIEFNTNLKFSGSLPEGFEVLNPYHDNPETMVVMEEFYHKYYNDHNRRKFIIGINPSRHGAGVTGVPFTDTKRLESVCGIKMQSARTHEISSVFMYDMIAEYGGAEEFYHDVYINSPFPLAIVRKTKTGWLNANYYDDKKLFEAVKDFMIESLRKHISLDLDTSEVFVLGKKNAEFISVLNKEAHLFDSMTVLEHPRYIQQYKSKEKQLYIDKYILALKK; encoded by the coding sequence ATGAAAACATTTGCCGATAAAGCCATAGAATTCAATACCAATCTGAAGTTTTCAGGAAGTCTTCCTGAGGGTTTTGAGGTACTCAACCCGTACCATGATAATCCTGAAACAATGGTCGTAATGGAAGAATTTTATCATAAATATTATAACGATCACAACCGCAGGAAGTTTATCATAGGAATCAATCCCAGCCGGCATGGAGCAGGAGTTACGGGTGTTCCGTTTACTGATACCAAAAGGCTGGAAAGTGTATGCGGGATCAAAATGCAGTCTGCCCGGACCCATGAAATTTCCTCGGTTTTTATGTATGATATGATTGCTGAATATGGCGGAGCAGAAGAGTTTTATCACGATGTTTATATTAATTCACCTTTTCCCCTGGCTATTGTCAGAAAAACGAAGACAGGCTGGCTGAATGCCAATTATTACGATGATAAAAAACTGTTTGAAGCGGTAAAAGATTTTATGATCGAATCGCTCAGAAAACATATTAGCCTTGATCTTGATACTTCAGAAGTCTTTGTTCTCGGAAAAAAGAACGCAGAATTTATTTCAGTACTGAATAAAGAAGCTCATTTGTTTGACAGCATGACCGTCCTTGAGCATCCGAGATATATTCAGCAGTACAAATCAAAAGAAAAGCAGTTATATATTGATAAATATATTCTGGCATTAAAAAAATAA
- a CDS encoding T9SS type A sorting domain-containing protein produces the protein MKSTTFLLICSLLISTFSFAQTSTEVFETESAGSTSFTDNGVIFRIISHNAPGSLFDIGNFANTGWSGTGNDNRYIDNTGTATLANANVSFSVKTTSNLFKVNRFWVFLANHLVNQNSTGTLTITGKLSGVTKFTQTKTTGFATSLGTTNGYTLIDLTNLNGQNYSNIVLDELRITIGGDYRYIGFDAFTWVKDSGLVVLATNETTSSQKGMSIYPNPTSGPLTVKTEDNAKAEIYSQDGKLLRNLDMKKGTNETDISELPNGVYILKTPSESSKIIKK, from the coding sequence ATGAAAAGCACTACTTTTTTATTAATCTGTAGTCTGCTCATCTCAACTTTTTCCTTTGCGCAGACGAGTACAGAAGTATTCGAAACAGAATCGGCCGGAAGCACAAGCTTTACCGATAACGGAGTAATTTTCAGGATTATCTCACATAATGCACCTGGTTCTCTTTTCGATATCGGGAATTTTGCCAATACAGGATGGAGCGGTACAGGAAATGACAATAGATATATAGATAACACAGGTACAGCAACACTGGCCAATGCCAATGTATCTTTCAGTGTAAAAACCACTTCAAATTTATTTAAAGTGAATAGATTCTGGGTGTTTCTGGCGAATCATCTTGTGAACCAGAATTCTACCGGTACTCTTACCATTACAGGAAAGTTAAGCGGAGTAACCAAGTTTACACAGACTAAAACTACAGGTTTTGCAACAAGTCTGGGTACTACAAACGGATATACTTTAATTGATCTTACTAACCTGAATGGCCAGAATTATTCGAATATTGTTCTTGATGAACTTCGGATAACTATTGGAGGAGATTATCGCTATATTGGTTTTGATGCTTTCACCTGGGTAAAAGATTCAGGCCTAGTAGTACTTGCCACGAACGAAACTACCTCTTCACAAAAAGGCATGAGCATTTATCCTAACCCTACCAGCGGCCCTCTTACGGTTAAAACGGAAGACAACGCAAAAGCTGAAATCTACAGCCAGGACGGCAAACTGCTGAGAAACCTTGATATGAAGAAAGGAACCAATGAAACTGATATTTCAGAACTTCCTAATGGTGTTTATATTCTTAAAACCCCATCAGAATCTTCCAAGATTATTAAAAAATAA
- a CDS encoding phage tail protein: MEEILGTIKLFAGNFAPKGYMFCNGAILSIASNTALFSLLGTYYGGNGQTTFALPNLTGRSPIGVGNSTTGQNYILGQAGGSPQNTLILSNLPSIASQLKVSKNNANSTSPSATTSLAVTGIPNGRDFTAIPSYVDGDPDTIINIQSAMFIGQNLPVNNMSPYLGLNYIICVAGIYPSRP, from the coding sequence ATGGAAGAAATATTAGGTACAATTAAATTATTTGCAGGAAACTTTGCACCTAAGGGGTATATGTTTTGTAATGGTGCCATCCTGAGCATTGCAAGTAATACCGCCCTTTTTTCCCTTTTGGGAACCTACTACGGAGGGAACGGGCAAACGACATTTGCATTACCCAATCTGACAGGGCGTTCCCCTATCGGAGTTGGAAATTCAACGACAGGACAAAACTACATTTTGGGACAGGCAGGGGGATCACCACAGAATACACTTATTTTATCCAACCTACCATCTATTGCGAGCCAGTTAAAAGTTTCTAAAAACAATGCCAATTCTACAAGCCCTTCTGCAACTACCTCTTTAGCTGTTACGGGCATCCCGAACGGAAGAGATTTTACTGCGATTCCAAGCTATGTAGATGGTGATCCTGATACTATTATTAACATACAATCTGCCATGTTTATCGGTCAGAACCTGCCCGTTAATAACATGTCTCCTTATTTGGGACTCAATTACATTATTTGTGTTGCGGGAATTTATCCTTCAAGACCATAA
- a CDS encoding phage tail protein: protein MEEMIGVIKLFAGNFPPRGFLYCNGAILSIAQNQALFSILGTTYGGDGITTFALPNLNGRCPIGQGNSNTGKSYQLGEMAGTPENTLLSSNLPSFASSMRVSRSNANSTSPSASTSIAVTGTPNGRDFDAVPSYVDGDPDTVINPKSVMFIGQNIPVNNMSPYLAMNFIICVEGIYPSRS, encoded by the coding sequence ATGGAAGAAATGATCGGAGTAATCAAGTTATTTGCAGGAAACTTTCCACCAAGAGGTTTCTTATACTGCAACGGAGCCATTTTGAGCATCGCACAAAATCAGGCATTATTCTCAATTTTAGGAACCACGTACGGAGGCGACGGGATCACAACATTTGCGCTGCCTAACCTGAACGGACGCTGCCCGATAGGACAGGGAAATTCTAATACGGGAAAATCCTATCAGTTGGGAGAAATGGCAGGAACTCCTGAAAATACGCTTTTATCATCAAACTTACCAAGTTTTGCCAGCTCAATGAGAGTATCCAGATCAAATGCCAATTCTACATCTCCGTCAGCAAGCACTTCAATTGCCGTAACCGGAACACCGAACGGAAGAGATTTTGATGCCGTTCCAAGCTATGTAGATGGTGATCCTGATACCGTGATCAACCCAAAATCAGTAATGTTTATCGGGCAGAACATACCTGTAAACAACATGTCTCCGTACTTAGCAATGAACTTCATCATCTGCGTAGAGGGAATTTATCCTTCAAGATCATAA
- a CDS encoding enoyl-CoA hydratase/isomerase family protein, protein MNEFVASEIKNNIAEITFGTPKSNSLPGAILEKLAQTILDEGAKEEVKAILVKSEGEKAFCAGASFDELLAIEELEASTKFFGGFAKVLNAMRNCGKIVVVRVQGKTTGGGVGIACGADYCFATKDSALALTEINLGIGPFVIGPYVERKIGKSQFSAMAIDADFRSAEWAEQHNVYHSVSENIQEMDSKLEKFMQTLASRSSDALALIKKVSWEGTDHFNELMPARIHMSASLILEDSAKKNIESIKERLRVK, encoded by the coding sequence ATGAACGAATTTGTAGCATCAGAAATTAAAAACAACATCGCCGAAATTACATTCGGAACCCCGAAAAGCAACTCACTTCCGGGCGCCATTTTAGAAAAACTGGCCCAGACCATTTTAGATGAAGGGGCTAAAGAAGAAGTGAAAGCCATTCTTGTAAAAAGCGAAGGCGAGAAAGCATTCTGTGCAGGAGCTAGTTTTGATGAGCTTCTGGCTATTGAAGAACTGGAGGCTTCTACAAAATTCTTCGGAGGTTTTGCAAAAGTTCTGAATGCCATGAGAAACTGCGGAAAAATTGTCGTAGTAAGAGTTCAGGGAAAAACAACCGGTGGTGGAGTAGGAATTGCCTGCGGTGCAGATTACTGCTTTGCTACAAAAGACTCAGCTTTGGCATTAACGGAAATCAATTTGGGAATAGGTCCATTTGTGATCGGACCTTATGTGGAAAGAAAAATCGGGAAATCACAGTTTTCAGCGATGGCTATTGATGCAGACTTCAGATCGGCTGAGTGGGCGGAACAGCATAATGTATATCATTCCGTATCCGAAAATATTCAGGAAATGGATTCCAAATTGGAAAAGTTCATGCAGACACTGGCTTCCAGAAGCAGCGATGCTTTGGCTCTGATCAAGAAAGTATCGTGGGAAGGAACAGATCATTTTAATGAACTGATGCCGGCAAGAATCCACATGAGTGCCAGCCTGATCCTTGAAGATTCTGCAAAGAAAAATATTGAATCTATTAAAGAGAGATTAAGAGTAAAGTAA
- a CDS encoding winged helix-turn-helix domain-containing protein has product MIKINQLNKEFESRVRLGIMSVLMVNDWVDFSEMKNLLDITDGNLASHSNALEKAEYIEVRKEFVGKKPKTSYRVTQHGRQAFNEHLDALEKLLGR; this is encoded by the coding sequence ATGATTAAAATAAATCAACTCAATAAAGAATTCGAAAGCCGAGTAAGACTGGGGATCATGTCCGTTCTTATGGTCAACGACTGGGTTGATTTTTCTGAAATGAAAAACCTCCTGGACATTACAGACGGCAACCTGGCCAGCCATAGTAATGCGTTGGAAAAAGCAGAATATATTGAAGTGAGAAAAGAATTTGTCGGCAAAAAACCGAAAACATCCTACAGGGTTACCCAGCACGGAAGACAGGCCTTTAATGAACATCTGGACGCACTGGAAAAATTATTGGGACGATAA